In Patulibacter sp. SYSU D01012, the genomic stretch GCCCCGCGGGGAGCGAGGGAGCCGCCGAGGACGAGGGCGCCGCGGAGGGCAGAGGTGCCGCCGAGGGCGAGGATCCCGCCGACCCGGGCGCCGCGGGTCGTCACGTCCGGACGGCGCTGCGGACCGAGGTGGCGCTGCTCGTGGCGGTGCTCGCCGCGACCGGCGCCCTGGCTGGCTACGCGCCGCCGAAGTCGCAGGGCGTCGGCCCCGTGGCCGTCGTGCGCACGGCCGGCGACGTGCAGCTGCAGCTCACCGTCGACCCCGCCCGCACCGGGCCCAACGCCCTGCGCCTGGACGCGCTCGACCGCCGCGGCCGACCGCTGCGGGGCGTGCGCGAGCTGCGCGTGCGGGCGGTGCCGCCCGGCCGGGCCGGGGGCAGCGACGTCCCCGTCGACGTCGCCTTCGTCCCCGCCGGCCCCGGCCGCTGGAGCGCGGCCGCCGTCCCGCTGGGGACCCCCGGCGGGTGGACCGTCGACGTCGTCCTGCGAACGGGCGCGTTCGACCAGGTCGAGGCCGAGCTGCCCGTGCGGGTGCGATGACGCTCGCGCACGCGCTGCTGGGCCTGGCGCCCGCCGTCCTGCTGCTGGCCACGCTGCTGCTCGGCCGCTACCCGGGTGAGCGGACGCTCGCCCGCTGGCGGGCCCGGCGCGCGCGTCCGCGCGCCCGGACTCCCCGGACGGCCGCCCTGGGCGTGCGCCGCGGCGCCGCCCGCGTCGGGCCACGCGGCGGCCGGCTGGTCGGCGCCGGCGTGGCGAGCCGCCCGCCACCCCGGCGCGCCGGCGCCCCGGCCGCGCGCCGGGCGCCGCGCCCCCACCGACCGACCACCCCCTGCCCCGGAGCACCCCATGTCCACCAAGCAGTCCCTGACCGTCGCCGGGCTGGCGACGGTCGGCGCGGTCCTCGCCGCGCCGGCGCTCGCGAGCGCCCACGTCACGATCCAGCCGCCCGACGCGCCCGCCGGCTCGTACGCCGTCGTGGCGGTCCGCGTCCCGAACGAGCAGGACGACCACGGCACCACGAAGGTCCAGGTGCGGTTCCCGCCCGGCGTCGCGTCCGCCCGCTACGAGCCCGTCCCGGGATGGCGGGCCACGGTCGCCACCCGTCCCGCCGCCACCCCGATCGACGTGCACGGGGAGCGCGTGACCGACGAGGTCGACACGATCACGTGGACCGCGACCGGCCGGGCGGCCGCGATCGCCCCCGGACAGTTCCGCGACTTCCCGGTGGCGATCCGCGTCCCCGACGGCCCCGAGGGCACGGCGCTGACCTTCAAGGCGCTGCAGACCTACGAGGGCGGGGACGTCGTCCGCTGGATCGGCGCCGCCGACGCCGAGACGCCGGCGCCGACGCTGACGCTCGAGGCGGCCCAGGACGACGACCACGGTCATGCCGCGGGCCACGCCGCCCCGGCCGCCGAGGACGGCGACGACGACGGGGGCGGCAGCGACGCCGTGGCCGTCGTCCTGGGCGCCGTCGGGCTCGTCGCCGGCCTGGCGGGCCTGGGCGTCGCCCTGGCGGCGCGGCGGCGCTCGGCGTAGGACCGCGCGGAGGGCGGGCCCGGCCGGCCCTCCGCGCCTTACGGACGGTTTACGGCGC encodes the following:
- a CDS encoding YcnI family protein; translated protein: MSTKQSLTVAGLATVGAVLAAPALASAHVTIQPPDAPAGSYAVVAVRVPNEQDDHGTTKVQVRFPPGVASARYEPVPGWRATVATRPAATPIDVHGERVTDEVDTITWTATGRAAAIAPGQFRDFPVAIRVPDGPEGTALTFKALQTYEGGDVVRWIGAADAETPAPTLTLEAAQDDDHGHAAGHAAPAAEDGDDDGGGSDAVAVVLGAVGLVAGLAGLGVALAARRRSA